The Lichenihabitans psoromatis genomic interval ACGGCTTGGCACGCACCCTCCTTCCGGCTCTCGATCGGCCCGATGAAGTCAACCGGCTCTATTTCGAGCATGTTGCGCTCGCGGCCTGTACACACATTGCCCGCACCTATGGTGGCATGGTTGCTCGGAGCTCGAAGATTGGGGTTTTGGCCCCGTGGCAGGAGAGGAGGGCCAAGGCCCTCATCGCCGCCAATCTTCAGGGGGACTTGTCGCGGGCACAACTCGCGGCGGAATGCGGGCTGTCCGCCGATTATTTCGGCCGCGCCTTCAAACGAACCACCGGCACCAGCCCGCATCAATGGCTGATGCAGAGAAGGGTGGACGTGACCAAAGACCTGCTCCGATGCTCGAATCTGACCCTGGCGGAAGTCGCAGTCGCGGCCGGGTTCCACGACCAAAGCCATATGAGCCGCGTCTTTTCCCAAGCGACATCGACGACACCTGCTTCGTGGCGGCGTGACTTCGACGCGGGGGACGCTCGGCGCTGTCTGCGTCGACATCAACGAAACGCGAGAGCCACAAAGGACGTCGTTCCGGCGTAACGTCGGCTCCCGGCGAGCGTCGAGTCCGAGTAATAACGGGCCTCGGAGAGCGTTGAGGCTTGTCTCACTGAAACGCTTGAGCCATCGCCGGCGGCTATGTCACCTCAACTCGCGGCAGATCGCCAGGCCAGTATCGCCGTCGACGATCAATCCTTTGACAAGGCCTGCTCGCAGCAAACCCGTGATCGCGTCGACTTTTTCGAGGCCGCCGGCCAGCAGGACGACATGCCGGCCCCGCAAAGCTTCCGGCTCGACCGCCAGGGTACGGCTGCTCAGCGGGTGGCGGATTTCGCGTCCCTCCGCGTCGAAGAGCCGGCCGAGCGTATCGCAGACCGCGCCTTGCGCGCGGATGCTCTGCAACTCGGCGGATGACAGCATGTCGTGAACCCGGAGGAACGACGTCTCGGCGAGTTCACCGGTCGAGATGAGAAAGAGATCGGCCGATCGGGCAAGGTCCATCGCGTCGGCGACGGACCGTTGCGACAACAGCACGTCGCGATCCGACTCCGAATCGGCGATGAACGGAACCGGGAGAAAATGCCCTTCGCCGCCGGTGCGAGCTGCAAAAGCCTGAACCACCTCGAACGGATTGGATGCGGAGTTGCGCGTCAGCGAGCCAAGCAGCGAGATAAACATCGCTTCGGCGTTGCGGACGCCTGACAGTTGCTGGGCTACCTGCTCGATCGTGCGGCCCCAACTGACCCCCACCTTGATCGGTCCGTTCTGAAGCTTGCCGCGAAGGAAGTTCGCGCCTGCATTGCCCACGGCCCGACGCGCCACCAGCCCCTGCATCCGGATCGCTGCCGCATCGGTCACGTCGAGCGGCTCGAAACCGATAGCCGGGGTGGAGAGGCAGAAATCGAGGCCGAACGCGTCGGCGATCGTCTGTTCGGTGGCGACGTCCCGCGCCGACTCGTGATGGATCGTGACACTCACGAGACCGCGCTCGCGCGCCTCTGCCAGCAGGCGGTTCACGCGGCTGCGATGCAGCCCGAGTCGGGTCGCGGTTTCCTCCTGGTTCAATCCGGCCACGTGATAGAGCCACGCCGTCCGAACCAACAGGGCATCGTCGCTGTCGTGATTCAGCGCGAGGGTCAGGCGTTTGGGGGCTTTGGCTATCATCAAATCAGCTTGACAAATCCGCTTCCGACGCACAACCTCTGCACAAATGTCGCCGCATAAGTCAAATGTGCGACCTTAGGGAGGGTTGATGTCAGTGCGCGATCTCCGCGGAAACGGATCTGCCGGCCGGGAGCGTCTCCGATGAGCGTCGTGATCGGGGTCGATGGCGGCACCGAAGGCTTGCGCGCCGGTGTGTACAACCGGGCAGGGCGCTGTCTCGGCGCTGCCTCGCAGAATTACGACACCCATTTCTCGGCCGGAGCGCGGGCCGAACAGAACCCTGAAGAGTGGTGGAGCGCCCTCGGGATCGCGGTGCGTAAAGCGATGACGGCAGCCGGCGTTTCGCCCAAGGCGGTCGATGCGATTGCGCTCGATACGACCTCCTGCACGGTTGTGGCGCTGGATCGAGACGGGCGACCAGTTCGCCCGGCCATTCTCTGGATGGATGTGCGCGCCGGTGCGGAAGCCGCCGCCGTGTTGGCGACGGGCGACGAGGCGCTGCGCGTCAATGGCGCCGGCCAAGGTCCTGTTTCGGCCGAATGGATGATCCCCAAGGCGCTCTGGATCTCGCGACACGAGCCGGACGTCTTCGCGCAAGCCGCCACGATTTGCGAATACCAGGATTTCATGACCCTGAGGCTGACGGGGCGACGTGTCGGCAGTCTGACGAACGTGTCGCTGCGGTGGCACTATTCGAGCGAACGCAAGGGCGGCTGGCCCTATGGCTTGCTGAAAGCGTTGGACCTCGAGATTCTCGCCGATAAATGGCCGTCCGACATTCTGCCGCCGGGCGACGTCATCGGCCCTTTGACCACGGCCGCGGCGGCCCACCTCGGATTATCTGAGCGGACCCAGGTCATTCAAGGCGGTGTCGATGCGGTGATCGGGATGATCGGGCTCGGGGTCGCGGCGCCGGGACAACTCGCGCTCATCACCGGCTCGTCGCATTTGCAGTTCGGCGTCGTGGCCGATGGTGCGATCAGCAAACCGGGGCTTTGGGGTGCCTATCCGGACTTGCCGATCCCCGGCCGCTACATGCTCGAAGGGGGTCAAACTTCAACCGGCTCAATTGTCAATTGGCTGCGTCGGCTTGGCGGGTCGTCCTTTGATCTAGCGACCTTGAACGAGGAAGCGGCCGCCCTTCGCCCCGGTTGCGACGGGCTTCTGGTTCTCGATCATTTCCAGGGCAACCGGACGCCTTATACCGATCCGCATTCGCGCGGGGCCTTCGTTGGTCTGACGCTGGCGCATGGGATGCCACATCTGTTTCGTGCAGCCATCGAAGGGATTTGCATGGGCACGCGGTCGATCCTCGACCGCATGGCGGAAGCCGGCTTCGACGGACGCGAGATCGTGATCGGCGGTGGCGCGGCGAAATCCGACCTTTGGCTGCAGATCCATGCCGACACGGCCGGTCTTCCGGTCGTGGTGCCGGATGCCGCCGATGCGCCCTTGGTCGGGGCCGCCATCCTGGCCTTCACCGGCATCGGCGTATTCGCGTCCATCTCGGAGGGGATCGCCGCCATGGTGCGCCCCGGTCGTCGGATCGAACCGAGACCCGCCGAACGCGCGCTCTATGACGACATCTATCTCCGTTACGTCGAACTTTACCCTGCGCTCAGACTGTTTCGGTCG includes:
- a CDS encoding AraC family transcriptional regulator, translating into MPSAGVYGSRLASRFRLEAAPVLVSKTLQKTEVAVTNLQLPAADHRLTEAIPHEDAYLVAVMLRDVLEHELWLDGRAIPRSPFLAGSTVFYDLRRNPIARCLSPFNTLFFYVPRGVFDLVADQAEASHVDELNYVPGEGIADALLHGLARTLLPALDRPDEVNRLYFEHVALAACTHIARTYGGMVARSSKIGVLAPWQERRAKALIAANLQGDLSRAQLAAECGLSADYFGRAFKRTTGTSPHQWLMQRRVDVTKDLLRCSNLTLAEVAVAAGFHDQSHMSRVFSQATSTTPASWRRDFDAGDARRCLRRHQRNARATKDVVPA
- a CDS encoding sugar-binding transcriptional regulator translates to MIAKAPKRLTLALNHDSDDALLVRTAWLYHVAGLNQEETATRLGLHRSRVNRLLAEARERGLVSVTIHHESARDVATEQTIADAFGLDFCLSTPAIGFEPLDVTDAAAIRMQGLVARRAVGNAGANFLRGKLQNGPIKVGVSWGRTIEQVAQQLSGVRNAEAMFISLLGSLTRNSASNPFEVVQAFAARTGGEGHFLPVPFIADSESDRDVLLSQRSVADAMDLARSADLFLISTGELAETSFLRVHDMLSSAELQSIRAQGAVCDTLGRLFDAEGREIRHPLSSRTLAVEPEALRGRHVVLLAGGLEKVDAITGLLRAGLVKGLIVDGDTGLAICRELR
- a CDS encoding FGGY-family carbohydrate kinase, with the translated sequence MSVVIGVDGGTEGLRAGVYNRAGRCLGAASQNYDTHFSAGARAEQNPEEWWSALGIAVRKAMTAAGVSPKAVDAIALDTTSCTVVALDRDGRPVRPAILWMDVRAGAEAAAVLATGDEALRVNGAGQGPVSAEWMIPKALWISRHEPDVFAQAATICEYQDFMTLRLTGRRVGSLTNVSLRWHYSSERKGGWPYGLLKALDLEILADKWPSDILPPGDVIGPLTTAAAAHLGLSERTQVIQGGVDAVIGMIGLGVAAPGQLALITGSSHLQFGVVADGAISKPGLWGAYPDLPIPGRYMLEGGQTSTGSIVNWLRRLGGSSFDLATLNEEAAALRPGCDGLLVLDHFQGNRTPYTDPHSRGAFVGLTLAHGMPHLFRAAIEGICMGTRSILDRMAEAGFDGREIVIGGGAAKSDLWLQIHADTAGLPVVVPDAADAPLVGAAILAFTGIGVFASISEGIAAMVRPGRRIEPRPAERALYDDIYLRYVELYPALRLFRSTASA